tgacgtcattctacgcgactaccacaggtaaggaaatgcctgaatctgtagatctttttcttttctttttgttgtctaaaacagaaaaatcccgaaacagtcagctcacaaagttgcaggttggtgggaatttggcagaacagccaatgacttaaagcatttaggtgcatatatcttgccacaagacatgtgtgctaagctagctaaattagtttctgttagcgaatcaagttcaagctcctcacatatcatcatccagggtacagtcatatgctgatgaggagatcccatgcaggcaacattaaggcagtgtaacaagttaaatatgcactgattttaagctatttcctaatatctaaccattatgataaatgtttgcctgcaactgacacagccaacacaaatgtcattgaaaaaaacaaaagcctgtgataacatgtttttgtttttctagaatagaagaagcacattttaaaaagccagtaggaataaatctttgttgttactgcatgattagaatgaagtaacaacaagtctggctggaataagaagtggtaatctgtgtactgtgctggtgatctgcataattcaccttagatggtcatctgtttggatggctgaagtgggctaacgacacagctaatttcatcaggctgctaatgaaacatctaaaatgatagatggttaactacacaacggaagcaagagcattacaatcacttgatttaatgaaagattttcccccaaacttttgatccaaatgagcaaagtactgcaaccatctgaaccttctaggtgttacatgttacagtgttgcactctggccagctttaaaaatggaaaagtctttgtgtggtttactgggttctgtaaatgaggctcctttcatttgtgagcgtgttgttcttctcttcccttttgtccacccttacaaggtgaaggtgctgcccacccatgatgccagcaaggtgcgtGCAAGTGGATCCGGCCTTAAAACCACTGGAGTGCCCAGCTCTCTGCCAGTGAAGTTCAACATTGATGGCAAAGATGCAGGTGAGGGACTGCTGGCAGTGCAGATCACTGTGAGCGCATGAACGTGGACCACACAATAATGTAACCAAAGTGTTGATATTTAggtaacagtttttgttttctcctgaAGGACCCAGACGGGAAGCCCAAGAAGCAAATATCTGTGACAACCATGATGGGACCTACCTGGTGTCTTATGTGCCAGACATGACTGACAGGTACACCACACTCATTAAGTACGGAGGAGACGAGATCCCTTATTCACCCTACTGAATCAGGGCTCTGCCCACCCGAGATGCCTCACTGTATTTGATCCTGTCTCCCTCAATACTATTTAATATCTAAATGCTTGATTCATCATATTATAACAAATGTGCTGTTGTAGCTACTGACAGtgagtttgattatattttttccatctaccaaagagaaataatatctcttagtggcaggtggatcacacactgattttaacactttgcatatgactgcgtaggatgagcattttataacagcatgtgttgtttttgtttatgtaaggaaatacatcagtttcccttgtattttaaatttgagtgaagaTCCTAAATTGGCCCCACTCTTGACTTTGAGAAAGGCTGATCTGTGCTGTCCCCACATGAGCACAGTCAGATATAATACAGGctttcaggagcaggaaggcTAAAGGCTGTTTAATGTCTGATGTAACTGTGTCAGACATTTGCGTTCTCACGTGCATGGATAATATCTTGAAAACTTcagagctgcagtgcatgtgtaaaagtggctaaaaagcagtgcattaacatgtgttttgtctctttgcgtaGCTGCTCAGTCCATCCAGACTCCTCTCCATATGCAGCAGTGATGCCGGCTCTCTCCAAGTGATtccttcatcatcaacatctgcatccacgatccaccagctcaacagcaacatctgtcagctgtgcatccaactggaggccttcgcctgctgtgctgaggcgctgggccgcgatttccgtcccttgttgacgacctggctgtatcctgtgctggagaaagctggtgaggagacgctgctggtcagccaggcggcgctgagctccatatggaacatcaataaggtctgtggatacgcttccctcaaggaactgatcaatgagaactctgactacctgcttaatgacatatcactcaaccttcagaggctcagccagcatccacaggtagttatgacgtgttttttgtttttaacccaaaatggacacagaaataactgctggagggtttacccgatttcctccttgatctgcttaagcctgtgctgccctgagcttgtactgtatttcattataatcctgtcttgttggccaggctccaccggtgttgacagttctgttgactcactctgactgcagcctgctggtcggggacatcgTTCAGGATCAATAAATTGTTTCTTGCATTTTTGATTTAATGATTGTGTTTAggattatttcagaaacatgtttagaggATCTTTGTAAGCCTGTATTTGCTTTAAAAGAAGGGAAGCACTTCTTCATTCTACAGAAAAGGTGACACATTACAGATGAGTTCATAAAAAGTGTCACTGTCACTCTTTCAAGGCTCGGTCACTTTTTCTTATTTACTGGAACAGCATGGTAAAGTAGGCCtaggctgccatcttgtggcagtGTGTTGTTACTACAACATGTGAAATTGTGTTTCTATTGGAAATATAATTCAGCGCCACCGAGCCGCTCTCTCAGTTACAAACTGAACCTGTTTTTTTAGCCATATAAATCACTAAGCACAGTGAAGCTTTTGGTTTTGTCAAAGTGTTTCTTATTCAAAATGCATGTTGATTTTTATAAGGTTGAAGAGCAGTTAGCAGTGCATTGATGGACATCTTTAAACTATTAATTGAAGAATCTTTGGTCATGAACTAGAAACGTGAGCTCCAGGTGAGACTGCACATAAGAACAAGTGTCCTTAAACTGCATCAACTGATGACGTCTTAcaattttattctactgtgtgTTTTCATCATTGAACGTTTCTGTCCTTGTGTACACATACTAACACAAGCTACTGTAACTTAGAGAAGCTCACCAGTATATTATTAAGTACACAAACAGTTCCAGGTGCTGGACTGTTTGAAGGGCCCACTTTGGATCATGTGAAGGAcgttcagttttttgttgcaaaCTGTTTGCAAGAAGTACACTATTATCACACCACAGTGAGCCAGTTGCATGAACAGCAGCCTAATCAGACTTCTGCAGAGTCTCAAAGGTTTTTTGGAGTCTGCTTCTTGTGTCCAACAGGAAGAATTCTGTTCATAaacaaaggattttaaaatgtacctttgtttttctttttacttttgtaaAGTAACCTAAAATTATTATTGCCTCAAAGGGATTTATACTCTGagctatgtttttttttgttttttaaatgttgttctaAGCGACCAACAAATTGTTAATGCATGATTAAAGTGAATTGTTAATTTATGGTTTCTGGTTTTACTATAAACAGACTGGGGAcgcttgtgttttctttcttcctcaaaTGATCAGATAAGACttgattaaaagaaataatGCAAAGGCATTTTGCTGTGTTCACAGAGGGTCTTGAGGGTTTGTGTAAACAGAAAGATGTTGGCGATGGTGTGTATGGATTTGAGTATTAGCCCACCACACCTGGAACATATTCCATGCAGCTACACATGGGCATGCAAACAGTACAATAACTGGAATACTCCAACTTGTCATTGTGACTGATCATTCTATGCTCTGGTTAGTCCCATGGAGGCTAAGATTGGCACTGAGGCTGGCCAGCAGAAGGTGAGGGCCTGGGGTCCTGGACTGGAAGGAGGCGTTGTTGGTAAATCTGCTGACTTTGTGATGGAGGCTGTTGGAGACAATGTTGGTACAAGGGGGGTCCTgaaagcatgtgctgatcagcttcagtttcttctctgaagttgctctatttctcttcaggtttctctcagaccaagattgaatgtgatgacaagggtgatggatggtgtgacatgtgctgcgggcccacagaaccaggtgagtatgctgtccgtgtgctctgcaacaatgaggacatccaacactctcagttaagattagttttcatgattgttgcctcaagacctgagatcatggtggtgggcttgtgatggacacacttttcatggctgaaagctctcctgtggaggctaagccctctcgatcaacaacacacctgccgctaactacgtgtgtctgCCTTAAATATCctcacaaactcaaaatgtgacctctagcaccaaacgcttgctgcagttcttggtgtcagaggtgagacacaaggtatcgggttttaggtgcaattactttttcatataggaccaagtatgtttggatcgctttttccccttgaaaactgccgtttaatattacacattcttgtctaatattataaatgtattgatctgaaacgtgtgacaagtgtgtgacaaatatggaataagatacgaaatcagaaaggaggcaaatattttttcacagcgctatagtctgtaaatgatcttctttggctgtagtagatctttgacttgttccttttttaattgtttgtttaaaatagttttctctaggttaaggcgtacggtccaggccttcagagcagtggtctggttgttggaaaacccactgaattcacagttgatgccaagcaaggaggaaaagctcctctgaaaattatagcccaggtatatctggctttgtatatgaccacaaatatgttaaatatattgcatgtaccgtatttttcagagtatgagtcgcacttaaaatcctttaattgtgcgccttatgtatgaattgtggttgtgcttactgaccttgaaccgattttatgtaatacacggcgctcaaaaatctgtcaaaaaatgttttagtacgactttggtaagctacgaagtcgcaccgcttgatggattgtcggagcgtCACGGTtacgtagtcaggagcctcgcggagtgatacgcactgcgcttcaacataatattactgtatcgtgtgtggataaggaccccaaaatggcacctgttaagagacatgcttacgaagcggatttcaaactcaaggctgtcagtcacgcagtagaacatgagaatagagcagctgtgagagatttcaacattaatgaatcaatggtacggaagtagaggaagctagaagaaagagttgagtaaagtttgacttatctgactgttttgtttcgcttaatgcgttttataatccagtgcgcctcatgtataaaaccagacctgttcatcaacagtgcgccttatggtccgaaaactacggtgtgttaaatctgattgaactaatcccttgtcttctgcacaggatggtgaagtcaattctgtggatgtccaggttaaggataatggcaacagcacatacacctgcacctacaccccacgtaagcctgtgaagcagactgtgatggtctcctggggagactgagagtccattcagggtgagtatgcactcacacacactctcactttcactcttgcatgcagggtttgtcttttcttctcactgaaaagtctcttgagttttggtgtttgtgcccacagatgaatatcggagcaggctgtcatccaaacaaggtgaaggtctctgaccctggagtggcaaagaCGGGCCTCAAAGCCTTCCAGCcgacatacttcactgttgactgctcagagtctggtcaaggtaaagctccataaaactgtgtgtgagagtaaagagcgcaaacatgttctcatgtcaaagaaatattccaaacaacagTAACATGTTTAGAAAcagatattacagggaaacttattcaacccacctgctgtttgaggctaaaaatgactgtagagcattacctgcaaaggtaacatgctaacacagcctttgtcctctgccatcaggacaaaggctgtttgggtttaggctattccaatgacaccgttcagggtcaaagtggatccttctcaaggcagagggaccaggactcagccgcagtggtaagaatacctgtactgcctcacaaagtcagagagtgctaacaaaaaacagtctgtttatttagtttattggtctataatacggtcggaatgttttccgtcatactacatggaacaactcttcataacacttttatgaaaatgtttgacgaaattgacaagatcaaaattgAAAATCACAAtcgcaaggatttaaaaacaagaataaacatgaaaaaagggTTATAGTTTTTATGCtaatgtaaacaggtccttttgagctgtcactTGAACTGTGTACCAGTCaaagcagtagtagcagcagttTCCAAAGATGAGTCACAAAAAAAGGGTATATTCTGGACTATTTGTTATTTGAACCAGTAAGCCACTGTTCCTGCTCTTTAGTTTAGGAAAATATTTGTCATCCAGGTGGTGATGGTGgggttgtgttgttttgtttgtttgttcttttttttttgaggggcGGGGTTTAAAGCCAACAAGCCATCACCAGCTAACAAGCACTGGGTGCTGCCCCTCTGCAAATCCTGTTAATCTAAAGAAAGGAGGAGATGGGAAGTAAAATGGCTCATTGTAGTATTAGGATGACGTGAAGCTCTCCATTACAGGCGTAGCTTGGGCCTGAACAAACCCACTCGTTTCACTGTGAGCACTAAAGGAGCAGGAAAGGGAAACTTGGACTGCAACTTCAGCGGCCCAACCAAAGAAGAGGCTGTGAAAGACTTTGAAATCATCAACAACCACAACCTCATTCTTCTGGCTGTTATGCAGCATATTAAATGGGAGAATGTGGATGTTAAGAGATTTCtacttttacttactttgataacctttattttgcttaaGTATAATTTCTTGTGAGAACATGATGTGGCTGTAACCTACAGATTAAGGAACAGAAGCATGCGTAAGGAAGTTACAAAGTCACACACGCTCAGGCAGAGACAGTTCCAACCTGAAGCTGATATGACAAAAGATACTAGTTCCTCTTGTCTTATGGATAACGGCCATTCATGCGATAACCATATCTagagatgtttttctattacatatgctccacctagagatgctgtgtaatctattctctgctataaaataaagaacggaCTGAGGCTCTGCGCGACTTGCTTGTGTCTTGCCACGCAGTAAGCTTCGCCCGTGTACACGAAATAaactgagtttgtgtttcttgctCTCCTTCCAGGTTTTCCTTTGACATCTGCAAACATGCTTTTTATGCTATACAGCCGGACGTTTTACACGCGGCCTGGAGCAGCACTTAGAGGTCCTACAGTTTTTTGGCATTTCTTCatttggcttcattttcagatccAGAAGGGCCCAAGCAGGGTGTGCTGGCACACAGTACTTTAAACCACATCATGGTCAGTGTGTCAGCGCAGCATCCCATCTGCTGAGACATTCCAGTAACAGTCCAGCTCACTGACCATAACACAGAATCCATGTTACTGTCATTCTTAGCCTGCTGCTGTTTCTAGCCAGAAGAACATGGAAACATTAGATCACTAAGAAGTGGTCTATCAAGATAGCAACAAAAATGATGTCAGATATTCAGACATACGGTTTCTTGTAAAATGTCTTCATTacattttctgatttttttttatttttacaaaaaataCCTTTAACAATTTGCCTCGTTACATTTCTTGTCAGTCACATTTATTAAGAGTTTAATTCTTTCTGTTTTACAGTGACTAAGaaactgtattattattattattattattattattacacacTGTTACACTGACGCACACACTGTTTAGGAGTGATACTTTACAGAACAGCAGGAAGACAGCATTTTAGATTTAAAGTAACATTTTAAATCCTATGTAGCAGGTTTGGATAAACTGGACAGAGGCAGGTGTAAACTTGTTACACAGCGCTGTAATCAACTTGTCTACTGTCACTGTCGACACAACGACTCAGTGTGAGTCCAGTGTTTTGAATCTTCTTCGGTTTTCTTTCTCTGGTGCCACATGATTAAGTACATCTCAAAACTCGGGtaaatagaaaataataaaaaaggacaCTGCTTAAAACTGtcattcaacaattacatttgaccCTGAATTAGATAAGAAAAAGGATACATG
This Oreochromis niloticus isolate F11D_XX unplaced genomic scaffold, O_niloticus_UMD_NMBU tig00008484_pilon, whole genome shotgun sequence DNA region includes the following protein-coding sequences:
- the LOC109198383 gene encoding filamin-C-like isoform X1, which gives rise to MPESVDLFLFFLLSKTEKSRNSQLTKLQVKVLPTHDASKVRASGSGLKTTGVPSSLPVKFNIDGKDAGPRREAQEANICDNHDGTYLVSYVPDMTDSCSVHPDSSPYAAVMPALSK
- the LOC109198383 gene encoding filamin-C-like isoform X2 — its product is MQVKVLPTHDASKVRASGSGLKTTGVPSSLPVKFNIDGKDAGPRREAQEANICDNHDGTYLVSYVPDMTDSCSVHPDSSPYAAVMPALSK